From Dehalococcoidia bacterium, one genomic window encodes:
- a CDS encoding AAA family ATPase yields MWVSKLELTNIRSFEKADIVLSKGINILVGPNNAGKSTLLNAALQLQYTKLYPGDLRKSSASGSLQISLDGKSETHFGNQGKDVSLYTVTLQESGSSAVWRLKNGNAIGLAQIPPTEPKNFIYPYLSKRKDVSYSEKINEGIVGVPAKSRYRNSD; encoded by the coding sequence ATAAGGAGCTTTGAGAAAGCGGATATCGTTCTGTCAAAGGGCATAAACATACTCGTTGGTCCAAATAATGCTGGCAAGTCTACGCTCCTGAATGCAGCACTACAATTGCAGTATACCAAACTGTATCCAGGAGACCTTCGGAAAAGTTCAGCGTCTGGAAGTCTACAAATTTCATTGGACGGGAAGAGTGAAACCCACTTTGGTAATCAGGGAAAAGATGTATCGCTCTATACTGTCACCCTCCAAGAAAGTGGTTCTTCCGCTGTATGGCGACTTAAGAACGGGAATGCCATCGGTTTGGCTCAGATTCCTCCGACTGAGCCAAAGAATTTCATTTACCCTTACCTGTCGAAGCGAAAAGATGTTTCCTATAGTGAAAAGATTAATGAAGGGATTGTTGGCGTCCCTGCAAAAAGCCGGTATCGGAATTCTGATTGA